Proteins encoded in a region of the Trichomycterus rosablanca isolate fTriRos1 chromosome 26, fTriRos1.hap1, whole genome shotgun sequence genome:
- the LOC134303178 gene encoding uncharacterized protein LOC134303178 isoform X4, with the protein MAANFSSGTSDSQSEIVQSARHLLSLLTSRDAARDVANTDMRDQRQGGHSPAPQPEKPSLQMEMTRSFPGIFTKGRGKRRFPAANLVPAKKIKPLEVAFYLLPKQCERTPNEQEQIDHLQSGLGRRTAHLDEGTTHEELCEALKVLFPKLRMVTGGWLLYKSSGGWGRRKLSLVAPDDIGYTGRILKAASRGGKNLFIAPVQEELSTNPLQLTDEAFSSMSKATCQKCGVEVPLQLLTEHIKSCGTIDISSDDNLPTENMDSSETEERKSAMQQCPVCTKMFPCDFIEVHASSCGESAGNVVRHDIIVTEMHDSTVSEEVEAAVPGPSRASATVTDGWLTISDPARAISQCADNFLRIHEMKSPLFLSMDIRKSPTEQDMALISFYKRPNVEWARPLNCRLEGDTAVGQGVTRFYFSRCMEKLKSGFCINFGNSNVTMLFEGEPGHLVPSASHFLVDSDLFIVAGRMLGHSFLHGGPCLSGLSPAVVHVLLGGSPETATVTLEDCPDLEIRETIRLLGQGQQTINAERYIQVLEQHIQATSFLGTSLLISARRCQATFCTCYNSVAS; encoded by the exons ATGGCGGCCAATTTCAGCAGTGGAACATCG GATAGTCAGTCTGAGATTGTTCAGTCAGCCAGGCATTTATTGTCCCTATTAACATCAAGAGACGCAGCTCGTGATGTCGCAAATACAGATATGAG AGATCAGAGGCAGGGAGGTCACAGTCCAGCCCCTCAGCCAGAAAAACCATCGCTTCAGATGGAAATGACCAG GTCATTTCCAGGTATTTTTACCAAGGGCAGAGGAAAGAGGCGCTTTCCTGCAGCAAATCTTGTTCCTGCCAAAAAGATTAAACCACTTGAAGTGGCTTTTTATTTGCTGCCGAAACAATGTGAAAGAACGCCAAATGAGCAGGAGCAAATAGACCACTTGCAGTCAGGGTTGGGTCGTAGGACTGCTCATTTGGATGAGGGCACAACACATGAAGAG TTATGTGAGGCCCTAAAAGTTTTGTTTCCGAAACTGAGGATGGTTACTGGTGGGTGGCTCCTTTACAAATCGTCAG GCGGCTGGGGTAGACGAAAACTCTCTCTTGTGGCTCCTGATGATATTGGCTATACAGGCAGGATCTTGAAGGCTGCAAGTCGTGGGGGTAAGAATCTATTCATAGCCCCAGTTCAAGAAGAACTCAGCACAAATCCCCTACAACTAACTGATGAAGCATTCAGTAGCATGTCAAAAGCCACCTGTCAGAAGTGTGGAGTTGAAGTTCCCTTGCAGCTTCTGACTGAACACATCAAGTCCTGTGGCACCATTGATATTAGCAGTGATGATAACCTGCCTACTGAAAACATGGATAGCAGTGAGACTGAAGAAAGAAAAT CAGCTATGCAGCAATGTCCTGTCTGCACAAAAATGTTTCCTTGTGACTTTATCGAGGTACATGCTTCTTCATGTGGTGAAAG TGCAGGAAATGTGGTGAGGCATGATATTATTGTCACTGAGATGCATGACAGTACAGTCAGTGAGGAAGTGGAGGCTGCAGTGCCTGGACCGTCCAGAGCTTCTGCAACAGTTACAGATG gcTGGTTAACTATCAGTGACCCTGCCAGAGCTATATCTCAGTGTGCGGATAATTTTCTCCGTATTCATGAAATGAAGAGTCCCCTGTTCCTTAGTATGGACATCAGAAAAAGCCCTACTGAACAGGACATGGCCCTTATCTCTTTTTACAAGAGGCCTAACGTGGAATGGGCAAGACCCCTGAATTGCAGGCTTGAAG GAGATACTGCTGTTGGACAGGGTGTAACCCGTTTTTATTTCTCAAGATGCATGGAAAAGCTCAAGTCTGGGTTTTGCATAAATTTTG GAAACTCCAATGTTACAATGCTATTTGAGGGAGAGCCTGGACATTTAGTCCCTTCAGCCTCTCATTTTCTTGTGGACAGCGATTTGTTCATTGTTGCAGGGAGAATGTTGGGCCACTCTTTTCTTCATGGAGGGCCATGCCTGTCAGGACTCAGCCCTGCTGTTGTTCATGTCTTGCTTGGTGGGAGTCCTGAAACTGCAACTGTTACTTTAGAGGACTGTCCAGACCTGGAAATCAGAGAAACAATCAGGCTT
- the LOC134303178 gene encoding uncharacterized protein LOC134303178 isoform X5 — MAANFSSGTSDSQSEIVQSARHLLSLLTSRDAARDVANTDMRDQRQGGHSPAPQPEKPSLQMEMTRSFPGIFTKGRGKRRFPAANLVPAKKIKPLEVAFYLLPKQCERTPNEQEQIDHLQSGLGRRTAHLDEGTTHEELCEALKVLFPKLRMVTGGWLLYKSSGGWGRRKLSLVAPDDIGYTGRILKAASRGGKNLFIAPVQEELSTNPLQLTDEAFSSMSKATCQKCGVEVPLQLLTEHIKSCGTIDISSDDNLPTENMDSSETEERKSAMQQCPVCTKMFPCDFIEVHASSCGESAGNVVRHDIIVTEMHDSTVSEEVEAAVPGPSRASATVTDGWLTISDPARAISQCADNFLRIHEMKSPLFLSMDIRKSPTEQDMALISFYKRPNVEWARPLNCRLEGDTAVGQGVTRFYFSRCMEKLKSGFCINFGNSNVTMLFEGEPGHLVPSASHFLVDSDLFIVAGRMLGHSFLHGGPCLSGLSPAVVHVLLGGSPETATVTLEDCPDLEIRETIRLLEGVSKLSDKDKKTVQDLAYAWDLPCLTENNRRWLF, encoded by the exons ATGGCGGCCAATTTCAGCAGTGGAACATCG GATAGTCAGTCTGAGATTGTTCAGTCAGCCAGGCATTTATTGTCCCTATTAACATCAAGAGACGCAGCTCGTGATGTCGCAAATACAGATATGAG AGATCAGAGGCAGGGAGGTCACAGTCCAGCCCCTCAGCCAGAAAAACCATCGCTTCAGATGGAAATGACCAG GTCATTTCCAGGTATTTTTACCAAGGGCAGAGGAAAGAGGCGCTTTCCTGCAGCAAATCTTGTTCCTGCCAAAAAGATTAAACCACTTGAAGTGGCTTTTTATTTGCTGCCGAAACAATGTGAAAGAACGCCAAATGAGCAGGAGCAAATAGACCACTTGCAGTCAGGGTTGGGTCGTAGGACTGCTCATTTGGATGAGGGCACAACACATGAAGAG TTATGTGAGGCCCTAAAAGTTTTGTTTCCGAAACTGAGGATGGTTACTGGTGGGTGGCTCCTTTACAAATCGTCAG GCGGCTGGGGTAGACGAAAACTCTCTCTTGTGGCTCCTGATGATATTGGCTATACAGGCAGGATCTTGAAGGCTGCAAGTCGTGGGGGTAAGAATCTATTCATAGCCCCAGTTCAAGAAGAACTCAGCACAAATCCCCTACAACTAACTGATGAAGCATTCAGTAGCATGTCAAAAGCCACCTGTCAGAAGTGTGGAGTTGAAGTTCCCTTGCAGCTTCTGACTGAACACATCAAGTCCTGTGGCACCATTGATATTAGCAGTGATGATAACCTGCCTACTGAAAACATGGATAGCAGTGAGACTGAAGAAAGAAAAT CAGCTATGCAGCAATGTCCTGTCTGCACAAAAATGTTTCCTTGTGACTTTATCGAGGTACATGCTTCTTCATGTGGTGAAAG TGCAGGAAATGTGGTGAGGCATGATATTATTGTCACTGAGATGCATGACAGTACAGTCAGTGAGGAAGTGGAGGCTGCAGTGCCTGGACCGTCCAGAGCTTCTGCAACAGTTACAGATG gcTGGTTAACTATCAGTGACCCTGCCAGAGCTATATCTCAGTGTGCGGATAATTTTCTCCGTATTCATGAAATGAAGAGTCCCCTGTTCCTTAGTATGGACATCAGAAAAAGCCCTACTGAACAGGACATGGCCCTTATCTCTTTTTACAAGAGGCCTAACGTGGAATGGGCAAGACCCCTGAATTGCAGGCTTGAAG GAGATACTGCTGTTGGACAGGGTGTAACCCGTTTTTATTTCTCAAGATGCATGGAAAAGCTCAAGTCTGGGTTTTGCATAAATTTTG GAAACTCCAATGTTACAATGCTATTTGAGGGAGAGCCTGGACATTTAGTCCCTTCAGCCTCTCATTTTCTTGTGGACAGCGATTTGTTCATTGTTGCAGGGAGAATGTTGGGCCACTCTTTTCTTCATGGAGGGCCATGCCTGTCAGGACTCAGCCCTGCTGTTGTTCATGTCTTGCTTGGTGGGAGTCCTGAAACTGCAACTGTTACTTTAGAGGACTGTCCAGACCTGGAAATCAGAGAAACAATCAGGCTT
- the LOC134303178 gene encoding uncharacterized protein LOC134303178 isoform X3, with amino-acid sequence MAANFSSGTSDSQSEIVQSARHLLSLLTSRDAARDVANTDMRDQRQGGHSPAPQPEKPSLQMEMTRSFPGIFTKGRGKRRFPAANLVPAKKIKPLEVAFYLLPKQCERTPNEQEQIDHLQSGLGRRTAHLDEGTTHEELCEALKVLFPKLRMVTGGWLLYKSSGGWGRRKLSLVAPDDIGYTGRILKAASRGGKNLFIAPVQEELSTNPLQLTDEAFSSMSKATCQKCGVEVPLQLLTEHIKSCGTIDISSDDNLPTENMDSSETEERKSAMQQCPVCTKMFPCDFIEVHASSCGESAGNVVRHDIIVTEMHDSTVSEEVEAAVPGPSRASATVTDGWLTISDPARAISQCADNFLRIHEMKSPLFLSMDIRKSPTEQDMALISFYKRPNVEWARPLNCRLEGDTAVGQGVTRFYFSRCMEKLKSGFCINFGNSNVTMLFEGEPGHLVPSASHFLVDSDLFIVAGRMLGHSFLHGGPCLSGLSPAVVHVLLGGSPETATVTLEDCPDLEIRETIRLKLGQGQQTINAERYIQVLEQHIQATSFLGTSLLISARRCQATFCTCYNSVAS; translated from the exons ATGGCGGCCAATTTCAGCAGTGGAACATCG GATAGTCAGTCTGAGATTGTTCAGTCAGCCAGGCATTTATTGTCCCTATTAACATCAAGAGACGCAGCTCGTGATGTCGCAAATACAGATATGAG AGATCAGAGGCAGGGAGGTCACAGTCCAGCCCCTCAGCCAGAAAAACCATCGCTTCAGATGGAAATGACCAG GTCATTTCCAGGTATTTTTACCAAGGGCAGAGGAAAGAGGCGCTTTCCTGCAGCAAATCTTGTTCCTGCCAAAAAGATTAAACCACTTGAAGTGGCTTTTTATTTGCTGCCGAAACAATGTGAAAGAACGCCAAATGAGCAGGAGCAAATAGACCACTTGCAGTCAGGGTTGGGTCGTAGGACTGCTCATTTGGATGAGGGCACAACACATGAAGAG TTATGTGAGGCCCTAAAAGTTTTGTTTCCGAAACTGAGGATGGTTACTGGTGGGTGGCTCCTTTACAAATCGTCAG GCGGCTGGGGTAGACGAAAACTCTCTCTTGTGGCTCCTGATGATATTGGCTATACAGGCAGGATCTTGAAGGCTGCAAGTCGTGGGGGTAAGAATCTATTCATAGCCCCAGTTCAAGAAGAACTCAGCACAAATCCCCTACAACTAACTGATGAAGCATTCAGTAGCATGTCAAAAGCCACCTGTCAGAAGTGTGGAGTTGAAGTTCCCTTGCAGCTTCTGACTGAACACATCAAGTCCTGTGGCACCATTGATATTAGCAGTGATGATAACCTGCCTACTGAAAACATGGATAGCAGTGAGACTGAAGAAAGAAAAT CAGCTATGCAGCAATGTCCTGTCTGCACAAAAATGTTTCCTTGTGACTTTATCGAGGTACATGCTTCTTCATGTGGTGAAAG TGCAGGAAATGTGGTGAGGCATGATATTATTGTCACTGAGATGCATGACAGTACAGTCAGTGAGGAAGTGGAGGCTGCAGTGCCTGGACCGTCCAGAGCTTCTGCAACAGTTACAGATG gcTGGTTAACTATCAGTGACCCTGCCAGAGCTATATCTCAGTGTGCGGATAATTTTCTCCGTATTCATGAAATGAAGAGTCCCCTGTTCCTTAGTATGGACATCAGAAAAAGCCCTACTGAACAGGACATGGCCCTTATCTCTTTTTACAAGAGGCCTAACGTGGAATGGGCAAGACCCCTGAATTGCAGGCTTGAAG GAGATACTGCTGTTGGACAGGGTGTAACCCGTTTTTATTTCTCAAGATGCATGGAAAAGCTCAAGTCTGGGTTTTGCATAAATTTTG GAAACTCCAATGTTACAATGCTATTTGAGGGAGAGCCTGGACATTTAGTCCCTTCAGCCTCTCATTTTCTTGTGGACAGCGATTTGTTCATTGTTGCAGGGAGAATGTTGGGCCACTCTTTTCTTCATGGAGGGCCATGCCTGTCAGGACTCAGCCCTGCTGTTGTTCATGTCTTGCTTGGTGGGAGTCCTGAAACTGCAACTGTTACTTTAGAGGACTGTCCAGACCTGGAAATCAGAGAAACAATCAGGCTT